CTCGTGAGCGATCCCCGCCGCCAGCTCGCCCACCGAAGCCAGCTTCCCCGCTTCGATGATCTGCTCGTTCATCATCTCTTTTTCCCGATCCGCCTGGACGATCCGTTTCACCGTCCTTCTCGCGAGATAGACGGCCATACCGCCGATCATGCAGGCGCTCAGGATGATGAGACCCACAGTGATGCTCCGCGCTTCATAAAGATCCCTGAATGCGTCGTGAACGCTCTGCTGAAACACCAGGATCCAGTCCCCGTTCTTCAGGACGGTGGCGAGATAAATCGTTTCGGAATGGGTCGTCGGGTTTCGATCCTCGAAGATCTTCACATCAGGATGCCGTTCCAATCTAAAGGACTCGTATCCGGGCGGCGCCGACAGCCCTTCACCGGGCATCAGCGAAATCGTCTGCTCTGGCCGCCCTTCGAACAACTCCACGAACTTTTCCGGTAACAGCGCGGGCTTGTCGACGGACTGGGTCTGCAATTCCCCGTCTCGGTTGATGATGACGGCATGCCCTGTCTTCCCGACCCTGAGGTTTTCCACCAAGCGGTTGAAATGAACAAAATCGATGGTGGAGCGAAGAATCCAGGAAGCGCCGTCGCCTCCCACGCGGATGGCGACGATAAAGTGCGGCAGGCCCCGCACCCCCAGAAACACGTCGCTGATGGTGTACGGATTGGACATCGCCCGCAGAAACCACTGGGCATCGGCGTAATTGACACGCCTCAGCTTGAAAGGCCCCGCATAAGCCACCTGAACCCCTTCCTCATTGACAAACCCCAGGTCAACAAACGTCCCGCCATGGTGCTCTTGCAGCGACTGCAGCAGATTCTCCAAGACCCTTTCGTCGCTCAACTGCTCAGGGGAGTAGATCGAACCGATCACCCGGATGTCGGCGAGTTTCTCCCGCAGGAAACTGTCGATGTTTTCCCGATGTCTTTCCACCAGGGCCGCCAGATGATCCATGACCTTGTGTTTGTAAGCGGTCTGAAACTGATAGCCGGCGATGGCCGCGATAAGAAGCAGCGGCGTGCACGAAACCACAATGATGATCAAGACAATGCTCCGGGTCAAAGACCGGTAGTACTTGTCTTC
This is a stretch of genomic DNA from Desulfoglaeba alkanexedens ALDC. It encodes these proteins:
- a CDS encoding sensor histidine kinase: MSEDKYYRSLTRSIVLIIIVVSCTPLLLIAAIAGYQFQTAYKHKVMDHLAALVERHRENIDSFLREKLADIRVIGSIYSPEQLSDERVLENLLQSLQEHHGGTFVDLGFVNEEGVQVAYAGPFKLRRVNYADAQWFLRAMSNPYTISDVFLGVRGLPHFIVAIRVGGDGASWILRSTIDFVHFNRLVENLRVGKTGHAVIINRDGELQTQSVDKPALLPEKFVELFEGRPEQTISLMPGEGLSAPPGYESFRLERHPDVKIFEDRNPTTHSETIYLATVLKNGDWILVFQQSVHDAFRDLYEARSITVGLIILSACMIGGMAVYLARRTVKRIVQADREKEMMNEQIIEAGKLASVGELAAGIAHEINNPVAIMVEEAGWVEDLLEELRAESTETLEEVRRALTQIKTQGARCKEITHKLLSFARRTDPKVQVVSINELVQEVVGLSEQRARFANIRIRTHLTPELPPIAVSPSEMQQVLLNLINNAIDAMERKGGAIDITTRLEDGFLVVDVADTGEGIPKANLQRIFDPFFTTKPVGKGTGLGLSICYGIVKKMGGDITVNSAVGLGTTFHIHLPVAGGGSLAASEPDR